The segment TCAAGCCACAAACGAGTGGGAGTGGGACTGTAAGAACCGGGGTGGAGAAAAAATATCCAGGGGTTTATATATTTATGTGATTAAATCCGGGGACACAATCAAAAAAGGGAAGATTGTGATTAAATAAGAGATAAACATTTAACAATTTCATAACTTTTTTGGCAATTTCTTAAACAAAATTCAGTAAGATTCTTTTTTATTTGCTTACTGTTGCCTTTTTTTAGAAGTATTTTTGCTTTCTTAAACTCATTTTTCAATGCTTCGTCCATTTCACTTTCGGAAGACAGAAACCGAGGAACAAACTTATTTGAAACACCATATTTGTTATAAAGTTTTTCAGTAATTCCTGCCACTTCAGTGCTTACAAAATTTGTTAAAATACCGTCTATCCCTAATGGAAACGGTATAAAATGCGTATAGTTTGGCCTCCCGGCTGTTACCCAGGCAGTAGCAAAAATTTCAGGGTTTTTTTTAGGTATGACCGCAATAAAACTTACCGTTGTTTTCTTCCAGCACATAGGCCTGGCATACTTCACTTTTTGGGGATATACCATATCTCTGGAAATTTTCTTAAACAATTGCGCAGTAATCTCGCCTCTTTCTTCGCCAAGCATTTCAGCAACTCTAAAATATCTTGAAAAACACATTATTTTATTCTTTGGTTCGGTATAAAATGATGCTTTAGCGGGTAACCAGAAATTTGAATCCGGACTTATCAGAACGTCATTCTTAATAAATTTATAGTTGAAATCAAATGCATTCAACTCCACCAATAATCCTTTATCTTTATCAGCAAAATGGTATATACTGCCCAATTCTCTATGGTAAAGTTTATCTTTCTCTACTTGTTTGAATATCTCCAAAACATCCTCGCAACAAGTTGCTGTTTCTGCTGCTTTCCTGGCAATATAGATGCTTGAAAGGCCAATATCCTCCACTTTCATCCCGTATAGTTCCTCCCCTGAAAATGATGTAGTCATGCCAACACCTTTTTCATTAAGGAACAAAGGAGGACCATTAAAAATACACCTTCCAGCGCTAATATATTTATAGGTGCCGTTAACATTTTTTATATGCACACTGGCTGGGCCAGGAGAATCTATACTGCCGGCAACAATGGATTCTCCTGTAGCTGTAACATTACCTATTGCCATCCAGGGCGTGCAGTGCGAATGCAGAAGTGTCATTGACATCACATCCACAAATGGAATATTCAACTCCTGGGCAATTGCATAAATTTCTTCTACCCAGTCAGGATTAAACCTCTTTTGAATTTTTTCCGCTTTTTTTACTGTAGGTGTAATGTTTTCTGTTGTCCATCCTTTCGCCCTCATAATTCTTTTTATCTGTTTCTTAATACTTTCACCGCATATTTTACCGATTGTTTTACCAACTTCTTTCGGGCTACCTGAAAAACAGACAATTTCTTTACTCATTTTATGCACGGCTTTTTCCCCTATCCTTCAATCATTTATTGCTGTGCTGTTTTGTTTCTACTTTTTTCCCATAATTACTGATATCTTATGAAGCGCGCCATCATTAAAATTTGGCACTAGGTTGCCTTCTATTTTTTTCTCATCAACTATTATTTCTTTTACTCCTTTTTCAATTCCTTCAGGATTACATATTTTTATCTCGTAAAGCGCATTTCTGTAATTTCTGACTATTTTCAAATGTTTCCAACTGGAAGGAATACAGGGGTCAATAAGTAAACCATTGTAAAGAGATTTCACGCCGAACATTCCTTCAATTATTGTTGTGAACATCCAGGAAGCTGTTGCTGTCATCCAACCAAACATTGACTGGCCCAATTTTTCATTATTATCAGCATTATAAAAATTTGGAAATGCATACGGCTCACAACCGGACAACTTCATTGGATTTTCGGGATTATACGGAGTAACCTTAAGTAAAGTTCTATAGGCATCGTTACCCCTGCCATCAAAACATTCAGCAGCAAATTTCATAGCGTTAGGATGAACATAAACGCATCTCTTTGGATACCACGCTGTTAAAGAACCGATATTCTTACAATAGGAACTAAAACTCGGCGCAAACCACATATATCCGACTTTTGTGCACAAATTGTCTTCAACTGATTTCATAGCCAAGGTTTTCCTGTTTTCGTATTCTCCGACGCCGCTTAAAACTGACCAGAGCTGGGACATAATAAATATTTTTCCTTCTTTGTCTTTTGAGGAACCTATCGGCTTTCCATCGTCATCATAAGCTCTTAGATACCATTTCCCATCCCAGGCATTCTTATTGATATTTTTTGTCAAAATTTCTGCATTTTTTTTCATCTCTTCTGCAATTTTCTTATCTCCGATAAATTCAGCTAATTCCTTCATTTCTTTAAGAGCAGCAACCACTGCCATAGAAAGCCAGACACTTTCTCCTTTTCCTTTTGCCCCTATTTTTTCTAAGTTATCATTCCAGTCGCCGCCATGCATTAATATTAGCTTGTGTTTCCCTGTATCAGAACACAAATGTCTCAATGCCTTAAGAGCATGCTCATACACTGTTGCCTTTCCTTTATCAAGATATTCAACAACCTGATTAAGAATAGCTTTATCGCCAGTCTCTCTTATATAAGCGCAGAGAGTAAAAATTATCCAAACAGGACTGTCGGCATAGGGCCGGGCATCGTGCGGGGAACCCCAGTCACTCCATTGTCTCAAAGCAGTTCCATTAGAATATTGATACTTTAATGCAGTTAAAATGCCTTCCTTTGTCTGGTCAGAATTCAATAAAAGAATTCCTTTTACATCCTGAAGAACATCTCTGAATCCATGGTTTACGCCAAAAACAGGGCCTCTCACCCACTGAACACATTGAATTACCTGATTTTTTAACCAGATATTCGCCAAACGGTTCAAATTTTCATCAGGCGTTTCAATTTTAACTTTTTCAATTATAGTTTTCCAGTGATTATTAACTCTATTAAATTCTTGCTGTATAGTTTTCTTATTTTTGTATTTTTTTACTAATTCTTTACGCTCTTTTTCTGAAAAAGAACAACCAAGAAGAATATTGAAAGTTTTTTGTTCCCCGGCTTTTAATACAATTTTTTTATGAAATGCTCCGACCAAAAACTCATTAGAGCCGCCGCTATTTGATAATTTTCCTTCAATAATATTTTTAGGCGAGCCGTACTCGCCATATTTTCCCAGAAATTTTTCTCTTTGACAATCATAGCCGTCAATTTTAAAATCCGGAGCAAAAAATGCCTGGAATTTCTTACCGCCGCCATGCGCAGTATAGTCCGCTAAAATAAGATTTTCGTCCCTCAAGTAATCTGCTCTTGAATACCAGATAGGGAACTCAAAGGACAACATAAAACTTGAAAGATACCATTCAACAAAAGGAAAGAATGACAAATTTCTCTCTCTGTTATCTTCGTTTGCTATAGTTACTGTCCATATTTCTAGAGGATCATCTAAAGGAATAAACATTCTCATAGATGCTCTGATCTTATCAGAGACAGATTCTATAATACTGTAGCCAAGGCCATGCCTGCACCTGAAATCTTGATATTCAGCTTTAACCGGTTCCCAAGTCAGCGACCAGACTTTTTTGCTGCTGTCATCGCGCAAATACACATATTTTCCCGGCCTGTCATCGGCCCAGATATGCTGGGTTAATCTATTTCCATCCGGCAGATGGTACATACTTAAGCCGCCGCCAGTTTGAGATAAGTAAATACCATATTTATTGTTTGAAAAATAGTTTATCCAGGGCCTCGGGGTATCAGGCCTGGTTATGATGAATTCTTTCCCATCTTCGCTAAAATGACCATAATCACAATTTGGCGCACTCATAACATCTCCTTTTACTGCTTTAAAATTTCGCAGGGTTTTATTTGTTTACGGAAGAAATCTTTTTGTTATATTCCTTCCCCACACATCTATTTTTCTAAACGCCTCTGCATATTTAACACTACACTGTAAACCTCTAAATTTTGCTACCGTAATCATAAAATCAATTATATCAATATTATCATGTCTTTTTAACCAGGTAAGCTGACTGCTATGACAGGCAAGCATTTTCTTTTTTATTTCTATTGTCTCAGTTATATCCACATATTCCGTGGGAAGGAAGTTTGCGCCTGCTAAAGTATCCATATAATATACAGGTGTAATTTTTTCATAAAACTTATGCTTCGTTTTAGTATGAGGCAAGGTGGCAATAAAACTTGCATTAAAAACAATTTTGCTGGCCAGTATATGATCAGGCATATAGTCATCCGGAGAATGGGTTATAATAACCTCCGGTTTGGTTGAACGAATTAACTCAACACATCTGATTATTGCTTCCCTCTCTAAATAGACATCTAAATCATCAATACCAAGTTCACTAACGCGGGCATTGATTATTTTTGCTGACTTCTCTGCTTCCTTTTTTCTTATTTTTGCTAACTTAGCCGGCGGTATAAGGAGGTGTCCTTTATCACCCCGGCAGACATGCGCCATTATTACTTCATGCCCTAATTTAGAATATTTAGCCAGAGTTCCGGCGCAAAGAATTTCTAGATCGTCAGGATGCGCGCCAACAGCAAGAATACGCATAATTCACCCCCGGTTTTTGCTCACTTTTGGAGCAAAAACTAATTACACTCAGCGCCTAATGGCCCGGCTAACTCTTTTAAAAAGAAAAGTTTACCGGGAAGTGTTGGCATAAAACTGCTTGGTATCCAGATATTTGGCCCATGCCTTAAAGTTACCCATAATGATAACCCCTGCCACATCATTCCTCTGCCGAGCGCGCCATCACAGCCGCCAATTATCCAGTCAGCTTTTAGAAAAAGCCCGGGGCCAATAGTATTAGCAAAACAGGGAACTAAAGTGGTACGGCTTTTGAAACTGGTAATTGCATTCTGTTCTATAGTCAGCGGATGTAATTTAGCGCCTAAACGATACTCCTGCCTCTGCCATTCTGTTTCAGTTAAAAATTCGCCGGCAAAATGCGGTTCCCAAAAAGCAATATGAAAAACACGGCCAATGCCAAACACAAGAACTAATTTTGCTCCCTGGTGTTTGAGCTGGCTTATTTTCTGAGGATAAGCCGGTAACAGCTCCTGGGTAGCAAAATGCCGTTGTTCTTTTGGCACGGTAAGTTTGCCTAAAGGCCCGAAAAAAACTTGTTCCATGGCGTTCTGGAACGCTGCCGGGTTATCCGGAGGAAGCGTGTTCCCTTTTGCATCGCTCCATTCATCCATATTAAAACTATAGACATGTTTGCAGTCAATATTCCATTCTTTAAGAAAGTATACTACCCATTTGTACATACCCATGGGGCCCACGGGCAGAATAAAAATTATTTTTTCTTTGTTTTCTTTTGCATTTTTTATTTGGAGCGCAATCTCATGGCCCATCATCGTATCAAATTCACCCAGTGTCTCGCAGGGGACAGGCGCAAATTTTTTGTTCCACCAGTCCTGCGGTTCAGTAATCTTTTCCGGCAGATTACTGCAGCACTGGTCCAGTTTTTCTAAATCCCATCCTTGTGGAAAAAAATTTTCCAGCAGAGAACCCTTTAAAGTAGTAATTAAATTCATTTTTTTCCTTACTCGAATATTTTTTTTATTTTTGCATTTCTTTAACTGAACTTATTACTGCGTCAGCCAAATATTTAAGTTGATTTTTATCAAAATCATAAAGCGGAAGATGTGTGAAACGATGCAAAAAAGCTTCTTCAGCATTCGGACAAGTCCCTTGCATTTTTTCTGTATCATAGCCCAATTGTTTCATAATAGAGAACCGATATAGCGGCGCAAAATGCGGTATGTTGGTAATCCCCTTAGCGGTAAGTTTTTCTTTAAGCACCTGTATGTCTCCATTTAGAACCGACGGGTCAATCTGCAGAAGATAAAGATGATGCGTGCTTTTTATTTTTTCAGTATCAAGTAACGGAGTGATAATCCCCTGGATATTTATAAACCGCGAGTTCAGATATTCTGCGGCTTTCCTGCGTTTAGCAATGATTTTTTCCATCCGCTTCATCTGGCCAAGTAATCCTAAAGCCTGTATTTCAGTAAACGAGTGGTTCCCCGGCCCAAAATATCCACCCTTCCCTTCAGAAGCAACTACATCATATAACCAATGCTTAATTGGATGCGCTATATCAAATCCTACGAAACGGGCTTTAGAAAAACCCTGGCCGTAATCAAGATTTGTTACAAGTATACCGCCTTCTCCCATGGAAGTGACATTTTTGACTTCATGAAAACTAAAAGCGCCAAAATGTCCGACTGTTCCAATCATCTTACCTTTATACTCAGCGCCAAAAGCGTGCGCGGCATCTTCAATAACTGTGATATTGTGTTTTTCAGCCAATTTCATAATCGGGTCCATATCTACGGGGTACCCCCCCAGATGTACCGGCATAATAACTTTAGTTTTGTCAGTAATTTTTCGCGCTACATCATCAGGGTCCATATTTAATGTTCTCGGGTCAACATCCGCGAGCACAACTTTTGCGCCAATTGCAAGAGGATAGGCTATAGTGGCAATAAAAGTAATAGCGGGCGCAATAAATTCATCGCCGGGCTTAAGTCCGGCAAATTTATTAGCGATTTCAAATCCTGCGGTAGCATTGGTGAGGGCTACGGCATGTTTACATTTAAGAAACTTTTTGGTCTCTTCTTCAAGTTTCTGAACTTGTGAACCTAAACTCAGTTTAGTTGCCAGCCCTCCTTTTTCCCGGAGATTTTGGATTTCTTTCCTGACTTTTTTCATCTGTTTATTGTACAATGCTGACTGCTTTCCTTTTGGAATCAAAAATTCTACAATACTAATTACATCTTCATAATTTACTTTTTCTCCTACTGCATCCCAGGGAACACGGCTTGATCCTGTATTATACCGAAAATCTGATGACACTTTCTTTTTTTGTTCTTTTGACATTTTGTTTACCTCGCTTAATTTATTTTATTTTTACTGCTTTTCCTGTTTTTGCTGATTCGTATGCAGCCAGGCATATTTCTAAGTTGTGCAACCATTCCTCGGGAGTAATTGCTGGCGCTTTATTATTCTCAATACAATCAGAAAAATGTTCTATCTCGGCTTTATACATATTCACCGGCTCAACTTCAATTTTTTCCCCGTCAGCAATTACTCTTTGCTGTTGAGCGTTATATTTTTTACCATCCCCTTCCAGATAAACCATCGCTTCGCCGCCAGGCATCTGTCCAATAGTCCCTTTTGCTAAGATGCTTCCTTTAGTGCCATAAATCTCTAAAATATTTTTAGCCGAAGCATCCGGAATATTAAAACAATTATCTACCGCCCCTTGAGCGCCATTCTCAAATTTAAGAAGGACGTTTGCCGTATCTTCTACGGGATATTTATGGGTAAGATTACCAACAAAACAACTTACTTCTTTCACTCTGCCAATAAACATTTCCAATAAATCTATACAATGGCTGCCCATATCTATGAGCGCCCCCCCGCCCCCCAATTCAGGGTCTTGTCTCCAGGCTCCTTCTATCGGCGGATACCAGCAGGAAAGCTGCGCTCTTGCCATAACCAGTTGACCGAGTAAACCCTGCTTAATCAGCTCTTTTATTTTCTGGTGGTGCGCATGAAATCTCATCATATAACCAAGAGAAAAATTAACCTTATTTTTTTTACAGACATCTATTATTTGCCGGGCTTCCCCAAGGGTTATAGCCATTGGCTTTTCACAAAGGATATGTTTTCCTTTCTCGGCAGCTAAACTAGCCTGGCTACAGTGAAGATATGTGGGAGTAGCAATATATACTGCCTCTACTTCATTATCAGAGAGTAAATCTTTTTCATCAGTATAATATTTTACTTTATATTTCTCTGCAACAGCCTTTGCTTTAACTGCATCAATATCCATTACTGCAACCAATTTAGCATTAGGCGCTTTAGCAATTCCTTCCGGAATAGTTCTTCTATCAGCAATTCCTCCGGCGCCTATAACCCCCCATTTTATAGCCATATTCCTCCTTTTGAATTTTTATACCAACTTGGCCCGACCTATGCGGGCTCACGCCCACTAATGAATCGGCGGGCCGCTTATCCTATTGTTTAATCTTCAATAACAATCGCACGACAGGGCGCTCCGGAAACATCTTTAATATGTAAAGGTAAAACCACAAGTTTAGCGCGTGTCTTTGAAATACTGGCCAAATTAACCAAAGGAGCAAGCACAAGCGCGCCTTTTTTAAACATTTTTTCTAAAAGAGATAATTCAGTAGTCAATGACCCTGCCTGCGGGTCATCGTAACAGGGCAAATCTGCGCCTAAAATTGATATATTTTTACTCAATATCCATTCCATTGATTCCTTAGTAAAATGAGGGCTGTCTAAAACAAAATTCTTTTTATTCCACATTCTATCCCAGCCGGTATGAATAAGTAATGCATCTCCTGCTTTAATATCAACCGGGTATTGCTCTAAATCTTTTACCGTAATATGTTCCCTCTCGTTTTTATCTTTTGTCAATTTGATTATTGCTGCATCAACAACTAATTTTTCTAACGGTATCTGGTCAACAGTTATTTCGTTTTTAAAAAGATGCGCTCCTGTC is part of the Elusimicrobiota bacterium genome and harbors:
- a CDS encoding PIG-L family deacetylase; amino-acid sequence: MRILAVGAHPDDLEILCAGTLAKYSKLGHEVIMAHVCRGDKGHLLIPPAKLAKIRKKEAEKSAKIINARVSELGIDDLDVYLEREAIIRCVELIRSTKPEVIITHSPDDYMPDHILASKIVFNASFIATLPHTKTKHKFYEKITPVYYMDTLAGANFLPTEYVDITETIEIKKKMLACHSSQLTWLKRHDNIDIIDFMITVAKFRGLQCSVKYAEAFRKIDVWGRNITKRFLP
- a CDS encoding cyclase family protein; the protein is MKITEISGIFENGMWSYGSPFPAVEIKPVSSIDKEGVSVHSIFLSTISGTYLETGAHLFKNEITVDQIPLEKLVVDAAIIKLTKDKNEREHITVKDLEQYPVDIKAGDALLIHTGWDRMWNKKNFVLDSPHFTKESMEWILSKNISILGADLPCYDDPQAGSLTTELSLLEKMFKKGALVLAPLVNLASISKTRAKLVVLPLHIKDVSGAPCRAIVIED
- a CDS encoding Gfo/Idh/MocA family oxidoreductase: MAIKWGVIGAGGIADRRTIPEGIAKAPNAKLVAVMDIDAVKAKAVAEKYKVKYYTDEKDLLSDNEVEAVYIATPTYLHCSQASLAAEKGKHILCEKPMAITLGEARQIIDVCKKNKVNFSLGYMMRFHAHHQKIKELIKQGLLGQLVMARAQLSCWYPPIEGAWRQDPELGGGGALIDMGSHCIDLLEMFIGRVKEVSCFVGNLTHKYPVEDTANVLLKFENGAQGAVDNCFNIPDASAKNILEIYGTKGSILAKGTIGQMPGGEAMVYLEGDGKKYNAQQQRVIADGEKIEVEPVNMYKAEIEHFSDCIENNKAPAITPEEWLHNLEICLAAYESAKTGKAVKIK
- a CDS encoding DegT/DnrJ/EryC1/StrS family aminotransferase, with the translated sequence MSKEQKKKVSSDFRYNTGSSRVPWDAVGEKVNYEDVISIVEFLIPKGKQSALYNKQMKKVRKEIQNLREKGGLATKLSLGSQVQKLEEETKKFLKCKHAVALTNATAGFEIANKFAGLKPGDEFIAPAITFIATIAYPLAIGAKVVLADVDPRTLNMDPDDVARKITDKTKVIMPVHLGGYPVDMDPIMKLAEKHNITVIEDAAHAFGAEYKGKMIGTVGHFGAFSFHEVKNVTSMGEGGILVTNLDYGQGFSKARFVGFDIAHPIKHWLYDVVASEGKGGYFGPGNHSFTEIQALGLLGQMKRMEKIIAKRRKAAEYLNSRFINIQGIITPLLDTEKIKSTHHLYLLQIDPSVLNGDIQVLKEKLTAKGITNIPHFAPLYRFSIMKQLGYDTEKMQGTCPNAEEAFLHRFTHLPLYDFDKNQLKYLADAVISSVKEMQK
- a CDS encoding glucosamine-6-phosphate isomerase is translated as MNLITTLKGSLLENFFPQGWDLEKLDQCCSNLPEKITEPQDWWNKKFAPVPCETLGEFDTMMGHEIALQIKNAKENKEKIIFILPVGPMGMYKWVVYFLKEWNIDCKHVYSFNMDEWSDAKGNTLPPDNPAAFQNAMEQVFFGPLGKLTVPKEQRHFATQELLPAYPQKISQLKHQGAKLVLVFGIGRVFHIAFWEPHFAGEFLTETEWQRQEYRLGAKLHPLTIEQNAITSFKSRTTLVPCFANTIGPGLFLKADWIIGGCDGALGRGMMWQGLSLWVTLRHGPNIWIPSSFMPTLPGKLFFLKELAGPLGAECN
- a CDS encoding gliding motility-associated C-terminal domain-containing protein, translating into TNREITFKQLPANKLITLSIYTLAGVKIFEKSFTQATNEWEWDCKNRGGEKISRGLYIYVIKSGDTIKKGKIVIK